A single genomic interval of Halomonas sp. GT harbors:
- the ccoP gene encoding cytochrome-c oxidase, cbb3-type subunit III, protein MNNLWGDSLSSFWSAWIIVITLGTIALSVWILFANRRTDKTPDADGNVETTGHAADGIEEYDNALPQWWFKLFVLTVIFALGYLVLYPGLGNYAGILGWSQEGQWEEEVADAEERFTPIFAQYQEIPIPELARDAEAMRVAERVYLNNCAVCHGSNAQGGYGFPDLTDDDWLYGGEPENIMMTLNNGRNGLMPAWQQLGESNIENLTQYVLSLSDLEHDAERAASGESTFLAACAACHTPSGTGNIALGAPNLTNDIWLYQAPGQSVADSVRQTLRNGRNGHMPAQAAYIGEERVHLVAAYVYSLRFND, encoded by the coding sequence AGCGCCTGGATTATTGTCATCACGCTGGGCACTATCGCACTAAGCGTTTGGATATTATTTGCCAACCGCCGAACCGATAAAACGCCAGATGCCGATGGGAATGTCGAAACCACTGGCCACGCGGCCGACGGGATAGAAGAGTATGACAATGCGCTGCCCCAGTGGTGGTTTAAGCTATTTGTTCTCACTGTTATTTTCGCCTTGGGCTACTTAGTACTTTACCCAGGCTTAGGTAACTATGCTGGCATTTTGGGCTGGTCCCAAGAAGGCCAGTGGGAAGAAGAGGTTGCTGATGCTGAAGAGCGCTTCACGCCGATTTTTGCTCAGTATCAGGAAATACCTATTCCTGAGCTGGCAAGAGACGCTGAAGCAATGCGAGTAGCAGAGCGTGTTTACTTGAACAACTGTGCGGTATGCCACGGCTCTAACGCCCAAGGGGGCTACGGCTTCCCAGACTTGACTGATGATGACTGGCTTTATGGCGGCGAGCCGGAAAACATCATGATGACATTGAATAATGGTCGTAATGGGTTAATGCCTGCTTGGCAACAGTTAGGTGAAAGCAACATTGAGAACCTCACCCAGTACGTACTCTCTCTCTCCGATTTGGAGCACGATGCAGAGCGTGCAGCCAGCGGTGAAAGCACGTTCCTTGCGGCTTGTGCCGCGTGCCATACACCGAGTGGAACAGGCAACATCGCCTTGGGCGCACCTAATCTGACGAATGATATTTGGCTTTATCAAGCACCAGGGCAAAGTGTTGCCGACTCTGTCCGTCAAACGCTGCGTAACGGTCGTAACGGCCACATGCCAGCGCAAGCGGCCTATATCGGTGAAGAGCGTGTTCACCTAGTGGCAGCCTATGTCTACAGCCTGCGCTTCAACGACTAG